The following is a genomic window from Xiphophorus couchianus chromosome 5, X_couchianus-1.0, whole genome shotgun sequence.
TTTGTCTTCTGCTCTGCGTTTATACGGATTCACAggaaactgaaacacaaactgctgGTCAGCCTCTCGTTTAAACTCTTGActtgatcaaatattttagttaaacATCGTAAAGATCgaagatttatttgtttctacCTGCAGACCGGGATTTGTGGAGGCTGCCTGGAAATTCATGTTcctgaaatgcaacaaaacatctcagttaaaaacattttttcatttattttgttgtttgtttgataGGAACAGATACAAGAACCAGATCAAGATACTCTGATGCCTGCATCACAGTGTACACAGTATAGCCACAGCTAATTTGCAACAGCCGTCCCTACAATACGACGGTGTATTTGGGTATTgtagataaaaaagaaaaaaaggagcaaatttctgctaaaaaaaactaataaatttcctaaaaaaccccagaaattctgagattgaaaagttgaaaatttacCAGAAAGAAcccagaaattttgagattaatctaaaaatgtttctagaaaaacttattctgattttctgagtttcataagtcaaaaatttgcaagaaaaatgtaagaaattcttagattaatctcaaaattttttgagaaaaaacatgaatatttctaagttttaaaagtcaaaacattttccgcttttgaaactcagaaatttcaaaagtgaaaagctcagccctttctgcttgattAAAAATCAACACAACATAGGCTTAACCTACTGACTATTGTTTGGGCTAATCTTGTAATAACTCGACGGCAAAAGGCGcttaacattacatttattttacataatttgaacAGGGTGATGCTAAATCCATCCCACTACAGGAGTTTTTGGGcagaatatatttacagacaaagaaagtTTTATCTTAACtgcaaaatgcatatatttttgtaaattttttgtttaattactaCTATTTGCGATGCCgcattagggccattgtagacagaaaaaaaggagtacatttcccacaaaaaagttttttctagaaaatcttttagattaatctcagaatttcaggtttttgctggaaatgttcaacttttggagATCAGAAATTTACTTGTTTTGCTTGAAATCTTTTGAGATTAAGCtcaaacttttattgttttttgctggagattttcaacttttggagctcagaaatttgcttgtttttttctggaaatcGTTTTagattaatatatatatatatacagtatatccacAGTGTCCATAATATTGCATCGTAGCCGTTGTTTTTTCAGCccatggctgtttttttttttgagtcagtatgctccagttaatgattaatcgatcactaaattagttaacgattatttcaataatctttTCGTCACAATTAATCCTACTTACGTGTAACCTTCAGCTTTACGGTTGATGTCAAAGCTCTCTCTGTCAGATGCAGTTTGCTTCCTACTGGTCTTGACACTAATAGCAAACAAGAATCATTTAGATTTACCAGTTTGAGTCATTCACCGAACAAGAAACCACAAAGCAGTCTGAGGCTCACCTGATAAATAAAGCCAAGAAAACAATCAGTGCCATGAACGTCACGCCCAACAAAACCCCCAGAACGATGACTATAGTCTGGTCTGACGAACTCCCTGAGCTGGAGCTCTGAGAGTTTGTCTCTACATCAAAATCAATCTCGTTCCCAAACATCACGGCCAGCTCCGCTTTCACCTTTTCAGACTCGCTCTGCAGCTTCCTGGTAAATCAAACAGACAAGTTAAAactttaaaggggacctattatgcaaaacttATATTTTTCACGTTTTTAAAATTCCATTTGAATTTCTACTGctactaaaaacaaaccaagaagtaaaaaaaaacacccagccattttttggcaaaacatCACAGTCTGCCACCTAGCAACCCACGCTGAGCTCCAAGATGTTCGGTCAGTTGGTTTTATCGCtttatgtgctgtacaatggctgctggaaaagggAAGTGTTTTGTTGCTGGCTTGTCATCCAAAAACCACTTTTTGCATTCTTGTTGCTTGTataggaggctctacttctgcttttcaaagatgtttgCAGCCACTTTTATGTGCAAATGGAAACCTTGAGTTGTAAGGCGAGGccagcagcttatttgaatttaaagtgacaagaggctcTAAAACATCTCAGAATAGTCAGAACTGAGGAGACTAAAATCtgattatctaagaataattttgtttaaaaaattgtattgCACATGTATAGCCCAAATACCTATCCTAATCTGGTCAAGGAAACAATGTAACATCTAAAATGTTACATCACATTTACTATGTTCCAAAAGGTTGCATGTTTGAATCAAAAATTAAACTCCTACTTTGCGACTTCTTGAGGTTCAACAGCTCCATCATTATCAAGAGCGACGAAGCTGACCAACGTCTTGACCGATGCCCTCAGCATTCGGCTTTCTTCTCCACCAGAGATCCACACCTGGATTATGTTCACCTTCCAGCCCAGAGTTTTACCTAAAGCCCTGAGAGACAACAAACCTGCGATATGACAACAAGAATGgatgaaataaatcagaaaataaacagaactttATTCATGAACGTACTCCTCCAGCTCTGGAATCTTCCTCTCCACAATGTTAGCCGGCTGATTTATAGAGATGGTCGTCACGTCGCTGCTGCTGGCGCTGCCCTGAACCACAACCTGCGACAGGAAAGGAGGATTGAAAGCGATTCAGGTCACGCTGCAAGAGTCATGCGGATGTataacaatgcaaacaaacagaataGTGACAAAATATGTAGCAGTAAAAGTGCATTCCTCTGCCACAAGTAACGTCGTTTTGCAGTATTTCCATCTTACCAtcatcttctcttcctctttagTTCACGACTTGTTCTAAAAGGTTGACCCCAGATTCATAACCTCATCCACCTTCAGTACCTTTACTCTGTTCAGCTTCACTGTCATACTTACAGGATCTCCTCGCTTTCACTCACAATGCATCTTTTGTCAAAACATCCCACAGTACAATAATTTAATAGCTCAGTGATTGGTGAAATTGGTTACTGGTTAAAACGTAACAGGCTTGGTTGttatttgtttgggtttttaaagATGCTTATTTGGTAGATAGTCCTGTAGATATCAGGAAACACGTAAAACCCCATTTGGCTGTTTAAATTTACCGTAAACATAGTTTGGTGGTGTATTTTGGTGTATATACAGGAGCTGCtgttaaatgtatatttttgagcTCTGGTAAAGGCAAATAGCCTTTTGAACTGTTTTGAAAATCATTCACATTTAGCAAGTCTGGCACAAAATGTCCAGGCTTGCAAAGACGGcaaaccaaccatccatccagccattcAACCAACCACTAACcctttcattttgtcttatgCACTATACttcaaatgtggaaaatgtcactttaaacCAATCAACCAACCAAAATTCAGTCTTCAGCACTTACTTTATGTGGCTGTAGCATAAAACCCTTAGGGACAGCCAAACAATCAACGGAAGTTCAGTCTTAAAGGTAAAaggtaaaagtaattttatttatatagcacattttcagcaacaaggcaatacaacgTGTTTACACTTAGTCACTTACCTCTCCTCTGGGTGTAACATGAACCCTTTGGGGATCTGTAGAATTCACCTAACGAAACAACAACTAGCCAACCAACCAACCGACTGACCGACCGACCCGGTCACTCAGTCTTAGGCACTATGCCTCAAACGTGGCTGTTTGAGGTGAAGGCTACTGATGCCCTTGGGCATCAGTAGCCTTCACCTCCAATGAGTCAACCAGCCAACCAATCCCTTCATGCAGTCGTAGGAAATATGCCTCAAATGTTGCACGACTACGGATCACGGGGATCAGTAGCCTTCAACcagccaaccaaccaaccattaTGCCTCAAATGTGTCTGTGGCATAAAGCTCCTGAGGATCAGCCTTCAcctccaaccaaccaaccaaccaaccaaccaaccaaccaaccaaccaaccaaccaaccccTTCACTCAGACTTAGGCGCTATATTTCAAATGTCCCTGTGGCATAAAGCCTTGGGGATCAGTAATATTCATGTTCAACCAAACAACCAACATTAAGTTTTTACCTTTACTGTGGTTGTAGCAGAAAGTCCATGGGGATCTGTGGCCTTCACCTCCATTGTGACGGTTTTTCCACCCAGATCTGCTGCTGACACCACAAACAGCAGACCTGAAGTCGACTCCATGTCAAAGGAGGAGCTTTCTCCTGACAGACTGTAGACCAGCTCACTGTTGTCTCCAACATCTGGGTCCGAGGCCTGAGGGTGggcagaaagacagacagaaagctCCTTAATGGTGCTTTAGAATATACATTCTAATGAAGCTAATTTTTCAGAtaaaagtatcttttgaaaataacaactttTAAGCAGGCATTAAACACACTTTTAAACAAACCCAGATTTCTGTATTGATCTGATTTAATGCTCTAAAGTCATGTTTTAATGAGCTTTAAGTGGTAAATCATCAAAACTAACAGAAATTAAAGCttaaaaacatcagtctgtgtgtaattaatctatataatgtgctAAATAGCAGACTGCTGCATCCTTGGTGCACAAAGGAGCGTTATAatagatccttcctcccagaaGCTCTTAGACTATAACCACCACTAGGCCCAACAAACTCAATGAGTGTTTACATCCCTCAGggtatttacacattttcttcacttttatgTAGTCTGATGGTTTTAATGATAAATTTCTGATAATTATTGAGTCGGTAAGTAATATTTAATTCTCTTTCAGAGAAGGGATaggattaaataagtgttcTTCACACTAATTTTCAAATGGGTAAAAGTGCTAagctatttattttgttcttggctCATGTTTTCTCTTGTCCTTCTGATATACAGTATCTGGATCAGAGCTGTTGGGAAATTGTCATACTTAAAAATGCAACCTGGTTGTAATGTGTGGTTAGATACAGAAACAACACCTTGACAGCTGTTTGGTGTAATAGTACAATCCAATGTTATTATATATAATCCACAGCAGATCCAGAAAATTACAACGCAAGATTGGTTCATTCTTGGTCCCTTAGTGTTGAAACAAATTagtattgattgtttttaaaaacctgtttgtgtCATGATCCATGTTCTGTCCTGTCCATGCTGTGCGTTAACACTCATTCAGTTCACCTGCCGCGCCTGCTGATTGCTTGCCTGTTCCACCTGGTCCCTGCCCTACTTAAACTCCTCTCAGCCTCTGCCTCCTTGCCAGATTATCGACAGCCACGAGCCAGTAGTGATCCAGCGTTTCCTTATAAGCCTTCAGCGTTTCTTCGACCCTTTTCTGCCCACGAATTGACCCCTCCTGCCAAGCCCTCCTCGGATACCTACTGTTCTGGATTTCTGGACCCTGACCCAAGCTTCGCCCCACGACCATCGACTATTGCCTGCCCCTCAAGCTAAGTTTGCTCCCTCCAATCTTCTGTGTATGACCTCTGCCTGGATAACCGTCTTAGTCTCTTCCTGGATTCTCTGCTCCACCCGTCCATTGCACTACAGGTCAGTTATGCCGAACATTTCAAAGTTACCCCTCCCCTATCAGTGCATCACCAgccttctctcctctcttctcagTGCTGTGTTGGATGACCACATCCTGAACCGCACCAATAgctgaaaatttaattaaacctttttcCTTTGCAACTCTTGTGTGTGGTTGAATTTCCGGGTCCCCACCCAGTGCCTttacagtttgaaataaataagtaaaatgaaaCGTAGTCTGTTGTTGTTTAGCCACAACTGTagatgcaatttttaaaaataacttttactaACTGTATAGTATTATCTCTTATGCTGTAAATTTACCCTTGTTGAACAgtttcttattcttattttctgcTTGTAGAATTTTTTTACCTGAGGGTTGTGGTTTGTTATTCTTAGGTTGTTCACAATATTTGGTGTTATAGAAACGATAAGCTTCCTTCACATTCCTGAAAATGTGACTGCAGATTGTTGACACATTAACCACTTTAATGGTGGGAAGGTTTCAGGTCAAAGTACACATCCATATGTTTATGGCCTTTACAGTAACTGTTCCTGCAATCTCACTGGGTGGAGAAAACATGTTCAGAAGCACATTTCCCAACCAGTTGATAGGAGCTGAGTGTGTTTACCTTCACTTGGATGACTGGGGTTTTGTACGGGACGATGCTGAACACAGAGCCTTCATAATTATCCAAGGAGAACTCTGGAGGCTCGTTTACGTCCTCCACCTGAATTCTGACCTGAGAGAtgcaaaaagttgattttgtttgtatgaAAGCAACAATAAAGAGAGTTTGTGATGATAGCTGTGTGATGTTGCTGTTACCAGCGCCACTGCTGATGTGGGAGGCGTCCGCGTGTCCACAGCCTCCACATCCAGGATGTACCACTCCTGCTCCTCCTTGTCCAGCTCTTTTGTAGAAAAGATGGTACCACTGCTGTCGATGGAGAACAGATCTTCGTGTGTTCTCAGTCCATAGGAAACCTCGTACAGGTCGCTTCCTGCGAAGGCGCTGACCTGCCCCACAGTGACCCCCGAATTCTCgttctctttcaggctgaagtCGTAGGAGGAGTTCAGGAACGCCACGCCTTCAGAACTGGCGATCCTGATGTTCACCACCACACGAGCTGCACAGATACCGTCAGTCAGCCTTATAATATTCACACGTTGCATTGGTATAATCATTACATTTGTGATCAAGTTAAATGCTTAAACATGATACAAATAATCACTTAGCTTTCTGAGAAGCAATCTTTTTTTGGAAGGGGATTATGGCCacgggaaaaaaaatctgactttaaggGATTTTCATTTCGACCTCAATCACGaaagtgttttgaaaatctTTGACAATCCCACACACTCCTGAATGACCATCAAGTCCCtatcttgacaaaaaaaacaactataataTCATATTATGAACAAATCAACCACCAACAATAATTTAACAAGTCAAAACAATTTAAGGAGCTGGATAGTAAAtggtcatgttttatttagttccCCCAACTGCTAGGGTTTAATTGGGAACACAAGCGTAGAGTGAGAAAACTTTCCATAAGCAGAAGGTAGACATCAGGGTTTTTTCATAATAGCAATGAACAACTCATTTTAATGCAGCACTTCAGTATcggaaattacattttatttagcactTTAGAATTGCTAAGTTGTCACTTTTCTAACTTCCTACAGCAGATGGTTGTACTGCAGTCTTAATGCTACGAAGTACAACAAGTATAGATTCAGTTTCAACTGTTTTGGTGCAGCTAAAAACAGTTCGGCCTGTTTGCTTATAAtaagaatttatgtttttttttgctgatttaaaGTTACTGCTGGGATAAGCCGTTATATCCTCTGTGCACCATGAGGTGTGTGAGTACCACTATCTGATCCTGGCTATTTTAATCCTCAAATAGCCAGGATCACACTGGTCACAGATTTTGATGGCCAATAATGGATGGTAACAATCCGTGACCTTCTGCTGCCTCTTCACTGGGTAAAATTCAGGATGTCTGCGGCCGCAGCACCACTATTacatacaaaaataagaaaacattaagCAATATTCTGACCTGTGGTGCTGAGCGGAGGCTCGCCGTGATCTGTGGCCTCAGCCGTCAGAACCAGTGTGGTGTCTTCTTTTACATCAgcaaggtcagaggtcagcgtCACTTCTCCTGTTTCGCTGTCTAAGGCCAAATGTGGCGAATGTCCTTCCGAGAAACTGAAACCAGAAATTATGAGAAAAGCTGCCTGATTAGttgatttgtttaatttgagacaagaatattttaaataaattagtgtGTTTAAGTGATTGAAATACAGGGATTTCATAAGCATAAACACCAGTTTAAATCTTCCACCATTCGTTATGATAATAgtgcaaactttattttatttgaattgtatgtgacaaaccaacatAAAGAAGTACATAGTTGTCCAATGGACGACAAATACGAgggtttcaacattttttaaagataaaacccTAAAAATGCAACATGGATTTTGTACTTATTGAGGTATTACTTTGCAGAAACACTATCTGCAGTAGTTAAGTCTTCAGTGgtgtgtctctaccagctttatATGTCAAGACATTGAAGTTTTTCCCCAATCtcttttgcaaaatagctcaaactcaaTTATATTGGATAGATTGTGTCAATTTTCAGCCTTGGCAAAGATTCTCAATTtgattttacaaagtattttcctttgtgaaaaacaaaaaagatcctATTATATCAACTTTGTCTGTTACTATAAATCTCTGTAAACtatagtttgtggttgtaatgcgAGTTTTGAGCGAACCTGTAGCTGATAAGCGAGTTGTTTCCATAGTCTTTGTCGGTGGCTCTCagagtcagcagcagcttccccTTCTCTGCGTCTTTCACCAGGATGCTGGTTTCATAGCTGCTGGAGCTGAACTCGGGTTTGTTGTCATTGAGGTCCATGATGCTCACTCTGATGGTGGTGATGTTCTAGAGCGCAAgatttgacttaaaacattgttttgcaaacaaatgtgcagaaaaaagttgctttaaaggggacctattatgtaaaattcacattttgcatgtttttgttcattcatttaGGTCTCGGCTGTTTCTAATAACAGCCcaagtgctttaaaaaacacaaccagtggttttatatcatgttttttgtgtctggaaaatgagccgtttcaattTGGGACATTATGCGttgcacaatggctgctggaagagacaagtgttttgtcGTTGACCTACCACCTAGAAACCACTTTCTggattcttgttggttgtgcaggaggctctacttatGCTCTTCTAAGATGTACGTTTGCATAACTACGCATCTGTCTGCAGCTATTCTTATGTgtaagtgtaaatgttgagatAGTGGGTGTGGCCAGAAGCAGCTTGTCTGGATTGAAAGTGACAAGATGCCATAAAATGACTCATTCTGataggagctcaaaataggcagaactgaccagattaaaatctcattactttaaaaagattgtaagcaaaaaatgtcaaaaacatgttttgtatggGCCATGTAtcatacaaaacatgttcaaggAGGCATAATAAGTCACTTTTATGCACTATTAGATTTAATAAATTCTCTAAATTATTCCTACTACTCTCTGTAATAAAACCAAATACTAAAGAGATTTAAAGGGAAGTAAAAAGGTTAGTTGCAGCTTTGTTTCACCTCTCTCTGTGGGCTGCCTCTGTCTGAAGCCTGCAGAACCAGGTTATAGGTTTCCATGTTTTCCCGATCCAAAGAACCAACAACCAACAGCATCCCatcctgcaaaacaaacatgactttAAGATCCACACAGCAAAACTCAGTCAGTTCACTATTAGGGAAGATAATGATGCTGGTTTTACTTCACTAAATATGAACCAAACTTTTATGGCTCACCtctctgaaactgaaaatgggGTGAGGTGGACTGAGTGAGAGGGTGACCTCTCCATTCAGACCGATATCTGCGTCTGTGGGCTGGATGATGAAAATTTCTTCGGGGTTTTCCGCTGAATATTCGCCCTCCAGGATCTCCAAGGGGTAGGGGATGTTCGGGAACTGAGGGGTGTTGTCGTTATAGTCCAGGACGGTGATGTTGAGCTGAGCCGTGGCGCTCAGGCCGTCGGTGGGCTGATCCACAGCTACAACCTGAAACAGGAAGGATTTACAgcttaaaacacaacaaacaataaatcaattaatcacacgataaattaaaatgagcacaataatttccatttggacaACAAAGAGTTGCTGCATTTTATATTGTTGAAAAGCTGCCATTTTAAGAAACGCTGGAAACATTTGACACCCAGTACGAAGTAGTTAGTCTGCAATTTTggttacagagacttcataacccattttaattattgttgttttgtttgttttcttggttattttggatttttaacatgttttcctgttccagtgttaaatgttctttagaaattaacACTTTTTGGATCTTTGAGTGAATGTACTcacattattatgccattattattatattagttgaaaatggtctcataatgataatattattgtttattgcaataatttctaaGACAATTGGGCGTCCTCATATCTCACTCTAAAATTTACTGTGACCTATTTTTGctccaaagataataaaaaaataaatgtttgagttgTTGAGATATATTGacttgtaaatatttaactttatgtTTATCAGCATTGTTAGGTACAACAAACAATAACAGGTTAGGTTTAGGTTAGGTAACAAACGGCTAACGATAGCCAAGCACTTTATGGATATAAAGCCGTCTGTGATAAACATTCCTCTGTTCTTCATCCAAACAGGGCGGGGAAACGTCAATCTCTAACTGTTGTTTATGTCCTGTTGCATAAACAACAGCGTCTGTTGCTGCAATCAACTCAGATATCATGTGGAAAATGACGTCAATtttctggaacaaaaaaaacccacttcatCTGAACTACATGTTAATGTAGTTTAGATATATACGTACAGAGTTGGTTGGTTAATCCAAAACCTAACCTCTGAGATCTAAAATGGTGTATTAGGgctattttagattaaaaaaagaggagtcaatttccaccaaaaaactgagaaatgttgagaataatctcagacatttcctagaaaaaacaagaagatttctgagtttgaaaagtggaaaatttgcaagaagaaaactaaaaaatttcATTGTTCTCTGAAATTTTCAAGAAGAAAACGTGGAAAtctttgagtttcaaaagtcaaaggTTTGCGggagaaatttactcctccttttcttctctATTTACAATAGCCCTGAAACGCCGTCGTAGATTTATGACGTGACGTTGCAGCCAAGTTCTACTTTTCAAATGCTTTGGATTCACCAACCAACTCTGTCGTTTGGAGCCCTGGAGCAAACCGGTGTGCAAACATAATGCTATAAAAGGAGGAAATTTACCATGACCTCAGAGAATAAATGGTTGCTAAATATTTGAAGCACATCATCCTGCTgtgaaaaacaatatataaatcacaacattaaaaaagaagattgaAAAAAGTGAGATCAAACCATGCAACGCTgagagaaatgataaaaaccaaaacctcCATCTGAGAAACATACGTTTTTCccacaacacaaacagcaaaaccaaaacacagaaaatataatCATGTTGGACAGAATGACACCTGCTTACCTGCAGCATGTAGCTGTCCTTCGTCTCTCTGTCcaaagttttgtctttctttagTGAAACTACTCCTTGATTGTTAATGTCAAAAGTATCACTGGTGTAAACGAAGTGGCCATTGGAGAATCCGTCCTGCACAGgaagaaatgtttgttaaataacCAAGATGGACCAGAGCAAAGCAtagagcatttttttaaattgtaaaggTAATAAATACCTTCACACTTTCTTAGCTGTAACTGTCACACagtgaatgtttttgtaaagtctTTTTTTGCCTTAAGTTTGCAAAGTACACAGGATTTATCGTAACATTCATGTCCTGTGCCTTACCTCATCTATATCAGTGACCTCCAGTGTGAGGATGGATGCACCGCTGGCCAGGTTCTCAGAGATCGCCTCATCGTAGCGCTCCTTGCTGAACTTTGGAGGGTTGTTGTTGACATCCTTCACCTTCACCACCACAGATCCATTACCGACCAGAGAGGGCGACCCTCCATCTGACGCCTGAATGCTCAGGGTGAACTCTTTGACCTCGCTGTAGTTCAGAGGTTGGGCTAGCCTCAGGATCCCGCTGGAGGCCTCCAGCTGAAAAACTGCAGGCTCAGACGACGGACTCTGCTCTGAGATGCTGTAGGTGACTCTCTCATTCGCTCCTTCATCCGGATCTTCAGCTGACAGCCTCAGGAGGCTCGTACCCACTGCCTCGGTTTCGGAGACTTCCACCTGGTACTCCGGTTGTGAGAACTTCGGGGCGTTATCGTTGATGTCGGTTACTTGGAGCGCCAGCGTGGCGGTGGCGGACCTGGCAGGGCAACCCTGATCTTCAGCCTCCACCAGCAGCTCGTACGCCGCTGTGGTCTCCCTGTCGAGCGCACCAGCCAGGCTCACCATCCCGGACACTGGGTCGATGAAGAACcgcccctcccctcctctcAGGGAGTATCTGATCTCCTTGTTGAAGCCGCTGTCTTTGTCTGTGGCTACG
Proteins encoded in this region:
- the LOC114145321 gene encoding cadherin-23, whose protein sequence is MDGAGWSRTCVALVVSVWIHVVTGSPVGNTTINCGSSSGVVNLGAVDEGYTGDVELVSGIPAGTSVTLESDLFPEHLQFVELSFTPGETTATVRTQKPLDADVLTTTDRVLYYSIVCGNANKYKNSRRLIISDINDNSPVFEKRFYSQTISEIHAVNTEVLRVTAVDADSTPAFNLLTYTYTPETADFSLTNSGAFTLMRRLNYNVVPNYNFIVTAMDSGGNSDTTSVEIIVEDFDNLNPFFSHSLYQAVIPENQDGVLSEIKPEPIKAQDGDTGINMTIKYSISSVSPAEYQANFNIDSNTGALSVVTSFDREELDNSEISVSIKAAQTDDPLKTADAVVSVTVEDVNDNAPEFDQSSYNVSLLENSPANTVVFKAAVTDKDQGGFVGTLQILPESTSFSISPDGTVRVINPEVLDREVTETFVFQIEAKERDAPNQITTAQVTVNLQDENDNSPTFTSSMYEGQVFKNQTVGMLVVKVEAEDPDDGKNGEIQYSITFGNNDGYFSIDASTGEISLAKMIPLEENQVLEFPLYITARDGGTISRSTAAQVIVHAPGNSNPQFLQKLYQGAVEEEQEPGALIVKVNFLALSSEPVTLQVTTEADKFSISQTGEVKTTVKLNHDDGPHNYSVGISISDGATTDTAVVEVQVTDINDNSPIFASSSVSKSVPEDTEVGSNITEVVATDKDSGFNKEIRYSLRGGEGRFFIDPVSGMVSLAGALDRETTAAYELLVEAEDQGCPARSATATLALQVTDINDNAPKFSQPEYQVEVSETEAVGTSLLRLSAEDPDEGANERVTYSISEQSPSSEPAVFQLEASSGILRLAQPLNYSEVKEFTLSIQASDGGSPSLVGNGSVVVKVKDVNNNPPKFSKERYDEAISENLASGASILTLEVTDIDEDGFSNGHFVYTSDTFDINNQGVVSLKKDKTLDRETKDSYMLQVVAVDQPTDGLSATAQLNITVLDYNDNTPQFPNIPYPLEILEGEYSAENPEEIFIIQPTDADIGLNGEVTLSLSPPHPIFSFREDGMLLVVGSLDRENMETYNLVLQASDRGSPQRENITTIRVSIMDLNDNKPEFSSSSYETSILVKDAEKGKLLLTLRATDKDYGNNSLISYSFSEGHSPHLALDSETGEVTLTSDLADVKEDTTLVLTAEATDHGEPPLSTTARVVVNIRIASSEGVAFLNSSYDFSLKENENSGVTVGQVSAFAGSDLYEVSYGLRTHEDLFSIDSSGTIFSTKELDKEEQEWYILDVEAVDTRTPPTSAVALVRIQVEDVNEPPEFSLDNYEGSVFSIVPYKTPVIQVKASDPDVGDNSELVYSLSGESSSFDMESTSGLLFVVSAADLGGKTVTMEVKATDPHGLSATTTVKVVVQGSASSSDVTTISINQPANIVERKIPELEEALGKTLGWKVNIIQVWISGGEESRMLRASVKTLVSFVALDNDGAVEPQEVAKKLQSESEKVKAELAVMFGNEIDFDVETNSQSSSSGSSSDQTIVIVLGVLLGVTFMALIVFLALFISVKTSRKQTASDRESFDINRKAEGYTNMNFQAASTNPGLQFPVNPYKRRAEDKDTAQWERPDENRTSNKDSLGVRQHSNSESDESHTSAL